Proteins from a genomic interval of Bacteroidota bacterium:
- a CDS encoding class II fructose-bisphosphate aldolase, producing the protein MKVKDKLLEFKAQGRALLAVNFYNYETLAGIVKAAAEMKEPIILQLSGSSIQYLGLNVAIKMAHAALEQYDVEGWLHLDHGSSVEMARLCLAAGFDSVMIDASEKTFDENIRITRNVVEMASATGSCVESELGYVAKLGQQQNSSGFTRPEEAMEFVEKTGVDMLAVAIGSAHGFYKEEPHLDLDRLEQIRKVTAVPLVLHGSSGIPDQMLRDAISHGIVKINLATESKNAFMKELKIVLLNTNEIDLRKTFPPAIEAVKNVIIRKLKLISMT; encoded by the coding sequence ATGAAAGTGAAGGATAAACTATTGGAATTCAAAGCTCAGGGCAGGGCATTGCTGGCGGTTAACTTTTACAATTACGAAACCCTGGCCGGAATTGTAAAAGCTGCTGCGGAAATGAAAGAACCCATCATACTGCAGTTATCCGGAAGTTCCATTCAATATTTGGGACTTAACGTTGCGATAAAAATGGCCCATGCAGCTTTGGAACAATATGATGTGGAAGGCTGGCTGCATCTCGATCATGGTTCATCAGTGGAAATGGCACGGCTTTGTCTGGCTGCCGGCTTTGATAGTGTGATGATTGATGCCAGCGAGAAGACATTTGACGAAAATATCCGTATTACCCGAAATGTTGTTGAGATGGCTTCTGCAACAGGTTCTTGTGTGGAATCGGAGCTGGGTTATGTCGCCAAACTTGGACAGCAGCAAAACAGCAGTGGTTTTACCAGACCTGAGGAGGCCATGGAATTTGTCGAAAAAACTGGTGTTGACATGCTGGCAGTTGCTATTGGCTCTGCACACGGATTTTATAAAGAAGAGCCACATCTTGACCTGGATCGGCTGGAACAGATCAGGAAAGTGACGGCTGTTCCGCTGGTTTTGCACGGTAGTTCAGGAATACCTGACCAGATGCTGCGTGATGCTATCAGCCACGGAATTGTCAAGATAAACCTGGCGACAGAATCAAAAAATGCTTTTATGAAAGAGCTGAAAATCGTGTTATTGAATACTAATGAGATCGACTTGCGCAAGACCTTTCCTCCAGCAATAGAAGCGGTTAAAAATGTCATTATACGTAAGCTTAAACTGATCAGCATGACGTAA
- a CDS encoding alpha-galactosidase, with amino-acid sequence MKLNTRTNWLLLLSVLLPVFLASCYKKPVVIETGQMTIGINGQMQTRIIMTGTPVYQFMDDYQTSEYLVTTSDTIRSFRLNSTLVKSISEFAGNGKAWTFKGSCEEESRSIVKILTIKMYNDFPGMAFFLVQYINEGKENVTVKKWVNHAYKIKSAKDKPDFWSFQGSSTGERKNWVLPVNYGFQQRNYLGMNDPDYGGGIPVIDLWRRDAGIAIGHTALVPKQVSLPVDMTKDSLAADICIDYGYSEECVLHPGDTLSTLETFVSLHHGDFFKTLRQYSLFMQKKGIHMPESEPLAFEPMWCAWGYMRKFTVDEIIGTLPKVKELGFTWVTVDDGYQQAEGDWDATPVKFPRGDADMKKLVETIHSYGFKAQIWWSPLAIDPESKLLAQQPDLLLKNADGSPQLISWWDSYYMSPVYQKTLDHTKAMVQKFIGLWDYDGLKLDGQHLNACPPDYNPLHGLAHPDDAPESVPAFFKMIFETARQIKPDALVQLCPCGDAMSFYNIPYTNQFVASDPVGSVQIRSKCKTYKALAPQTAYFGDHVELSDNGSDFASTIGVGGVPGTKFTWPKDNPYSDESNLLTPEREKDWKKWISLYKERMLSTGEYLGKLYDIGYDIPETHVIRKADTLFYAFYSGKWQGTLKLKGLDNYTYRIFDYVNKRDLGIIKPDNPALEITFNNYLLILAFPDKTLK; translated from the coding sequence ATGAAATTAAATACTAGGACCAACTGGCTCTTATTACTGTCAGTTTTATTGCCAGTGTTTCTGGCTTCCTGCTATAAAAAGCCCGTTGTCATTGAAACCGGACAGATGACCATCGGTATCAACGGTCAGATGCAGACGCGGATCATAATGACGGGAACACCTGTATATCAGTTTATGGATGATTATCAAACATCGGAATACCTGGTTACAACCTCGGATACCATCAGAAGCTTCAGACTGAATTCAACATTGGTTAAGAGCATAAGCGAATTTGCCGGAAATGGCAAAGCCTGGACATTCAAGGGGAGTTGTGAAGAAGAAAGCAGAAGTATTGTCAAAATCCTTACTATTAAAATGTACAATGATTTCCCAGGGATGGCATTTTTTCTTGTACAATATATAAATGAGGGCAAGGAAAATGTGACTGTGAAAAAATGGGTGAACCATGCCTATAAGATCAAAAGCGCGAAGGATAAACCCGATTTTTGGTCGTTCCAGGGAAGCTCTACCGGTGAACGGAAAAATTGGGTGCTACCCGTTAACTATGGATTTCAGCAGAGGAATTATCTGGGAATGAATGATCCGGATTATGGCGGAGGAATCCCAGTAATTGATCTTTGGCGCAGGGATGCTGGCATTGCCATTGGGCATACCGCATTGGTACCGAAGCAGGTATCCCTTCCAGTGGATATGACAAAGGATTCCCTTGCTGCTGATATTTGTATTGATTATGGATACAGCGAAGAATGTGTGCTTCACCCGGGAGACACCCTGAGCACTCTTGAGACTTTTGTCAGCCTGCATCACGGTGATTTCTTCAAAACTCTTCGCCAATATAGCCTGTTTATGCAGAAAAAAGGCATTCATATGCCCGAATCTGAGCCACTGGCCTTTGAACCAATGTGGTGTGCCTGGGGTTACATGCGGAAGTTTACTGTCGATGAAATTATCGGTACGTTGCCCAAGGTAAAGGAACTGGGATTCACATGGGTAACCGTCGATGACGGATATCAGCAAGCAGAAGGTGACTGGGATGCCACTCCGGTGAAATTCCCACGAGGGGATGCTGACATGAAGAAACTTGTAGAAACCATCCACTCGTATGGCTTCAAAGCGCAGATATGGTGGTCGCCCCTGGCAATTGACCCTGAAAGCAAGCTTTTAGCACAGCAGCCCGATCTGTTATTAAAGAATGCCGATGGCAGTCCACAGCTCATTTCATGGTGGGACAGCTATTATATGTCGCCGGTCTATCAGAAAACACTCGATCACACCAAAGCCATGGTGCAAAAGTTTATAGGGTTATGGGATTATGATGGATTGAAGTTAGACGGTCAGCATCTGAATGCCTGCCCGCCTGACTATAATCCGTTACACGGACTGGCACATCCCGACGATGCACCCGAGAGCGTTCCGGCATTTTTCAAGATGATTTTCGAAACAGCCCGCCAAATAAAACCTGATGCACTGGTTCAACTGTGCCCTTGCGGTGACGCTATGTCGTTCTATAATATCCCATATACCAACCAGTTCGTCGCATCTGATCCTGTTGGCAGCGTGCAGATCAGGTCAAAATGTAAAACCTATAAGGCTCTCGCGCCTCAAACCGCATACTTTGGCGATCATGTGGAACTGAGCGACAATGGCAGTGATTTTGCCAGCACCATCGGTGTTGGCGGCGTCCCTGGCACTAAATTCACATGGCCAAAAGATAATCCCTATTCCGATGAATCCAACCTTTTAACCCCGGAACGTGAAAAAGATTGGAAGAAATGGATATCCCTTTATAAGGAACGGATGCTATCCACCGGCGAGTACCTTGGTAAACTATACGACATAGGCTATGATATACCCGAAACCCATGTTATTCGAAAGGCTGATACCTTGTTTTACGCATTTTATTCCGGTAAATGGCAAGGTACGCTGAAACTGAAAGGTCTTGATAATTACACGTACAGGATTTTTGACTATGTTAACAAACGTGATCTGGGTATCATCAAGCCCGACAATCCTGCCTTGGAGATCACGTTCAATAACTATCTTTTAATCCTGGCATTTCCAGATAAAACATTGAAATAG
- a CDS encoding PKD domain-containing protein, with amino-acid sequence MKTLFKYGSLISLLVVFLGGCDKDDESNTQEQEAYFSYTSDGFTVTFTNLSKLTGIYRWDFGDGNSSTEGNPVHTYPHKGKYVVTLYVTSGGTLAEASTVLLLDKSSPVKMDDGTVSDWDNVIKNVVISGPDGGAVKLGKFDYDARNIYIYLEQESTINDQTIFSIFIDIDTLLATGFQMGGFPGMGAEDYCEGQIATPDVWLDAYKYVGDGTSWDFAYVQAGEFYQAGHFEESGGLLKYELALSRTMLTGLTNEAVRIAIIIMDSGWSDLGYMPDSGTSGFMLMMNE; translated from the coding sequence ATGAAAACATTGTTTAAATATGGTTCGTTAATTTCCCTCCTTGTAGTTTTTCTTGGAGGATGCGATAAAGACGACGAAAGCAATACTCAGGAGCAGGAAGCCTATTTCAGTTACACTTCCGATGGTTTCACCGTCACTTTTACCAACTTGTCAAAGCTTACCGGCATTTATCGCTGGGACTTTGGAGACGGGAACTCATCCACCGAGGGAAATCCTGTTCATACGTATCCGCATAAAGGCAAGTATGTGGTGACACTTTATGTCACCAGCGGAGGCACTTTGGCAGAAGCTTCAACGGTTTTACTGCTTGATAAATCATCACCGGTGAAGATGGATGATGGCACAGTATCCGACTGGGACAATGTGATAAAGAATGTTGTGATTTCAGGTCCTGACGGTGGAGCCGTAAAATTGGGTAAATTCGACTATGATGCCCGCAATATTTATATTTATCTGGAACAGGAGTCCACTATCAACGATCAAACGATATTCAGCATTTTTATTGATATCGATACTCTCCTTGCCACAGGATTTCAGATGGGTGGCTTCCCCGGGATGGGCGCTGAAGATTATTGCGAAGGACAGATTGCCACACCTGATGTATGGCTTGATGCTTATAAATATGTCGGTGATGGGACCAGCTGGGACTTTGCTTATGTTCAGGCCGGTGAGTTTTATCAGGCTGGACATTTTGAAGAAAGCGGCGGATTGCTGAAATATGAGCTGGCACTTTCACGGACAATGCTGACAGGGTTAACCAACGAAGCCGTTAGAATAGCTATCATCATCATGGACAGCGGATGGTCTGATCTGGGTTATATGCCTGATTCGGGTACGAGTGGATTTATGTTGATGATGAATGAATGA
- a CDS encoding amidohydrolase family protein, translated as MKKNRYILFVLFSHALFSVAQNNADDLLLKDYKPVSIYNIPVTIPAKARYQVIDIHSHPYASSETEIKQWVETMDRLGISKTIILTGTSGRSFDSLVAVYGKFPGRFELWCGFDYTGYDQPGFGPAAVKELERCHSIGARGVGELGDKGAGEVYSKPVAGVGMHIDDPRMKPLFEKCAELQMPVNVHVAEPFWMYLPPDSTNDGLMNAADWNVVMKSGMLDHGQLITTLENVVRNNPKTVFIACHFANCEYDLSIAGRLLDMYPNLFLDNAARYAETATIPRYMSRFYEKYQDRILYGTDNNPDSHMYQTTFRILETDDEHFYETEMFNYHWALNGFCLPDKILKKLYHSNAQKILHDEIKY; from the coding sequence ATGAAAAAAAATAGATATATTTTGTTTGTTTTATTTTCTCATGCCCTGTTTTCGGTAGCACAAAACAATGCAGATGATCTTCTGCTGAAAGACTACAAGCCTGTCTCTATATATAATATTCCGGTCACTATTCCTGCAAAGGCCCGTTATCAGGTTATCGATATACATTCTCATCCCTATGCCTCAAGTGAAACTGAAATAAAGCAATGGGTCGAGACCATGGACAGGTTGGGTATCAGTAAAACCATTATCCTGACTGGAACGAGTGGAAGGTCATTTGATTCCCTGGTGGCGGTATATGGAAAATTCCCCGGTCGTTTTGAACTCTGGTGCGGATTTGATTACACCGGCTATGATCAGCCCGGATTTGGCCCGGCAGCAGTAAAAGAGCTGGAACGTTGTCACAGCATAGGCGCACGCGGTGTCGGGGAACTGGGAGATAAAGGAGCCGGAGAAGTGTATTCCAAACCGGTAGCCGGAGTCGGCATGCATATCGATGATCCCAGAATGAAACCATTGTTTGAAAAATGCGCTGAACTTCAAATGCCTGTCAATGTTCATGTCGCAGAACCATTTTGGATGTATCTGCCGCCTGACAGCACCAACGATGGACTGATGAATGCTGCCGATTGGAATGTCGTAATGAAGTCCGGAATGCTTGATCACGGACAGTTGATCACAACTCTTGAAAATGTCGTGCGTAATAATCCAAAGACCGTTTTCATCGCATGCCACTTTGCCAATTGTGAATATGATCTTTCAATCGCAGGAAGGCTTCTTGACATGTATCCAAACCTCTTTTTAGACAATGCTGCCCGTTATGCCGAAACCGCCACTATACCACGGTATATGAGCAGGTTTTATGAGAAATACCAGGACAGGATTCTTTATGGCACCGATAACAACCCGGATTCTCATATGTATCAGACCACTTTCAGAATACTTGAAACTGATGATGAACATTTTTATGAGACGGAAATGTTCAATTATCACTGGGCGTTAAATGGTTTTTGCCTCCCCGACAAAATCTTAAAAAAATTATACCACAGTAATGCACAAAAAATCCTGCATGATGAAATTAAATACTAG
- a CDS encoding RagB/SusD family nutrient uptake outer membrane protein — protein MKTRIIYFFSFIGLLVGFAGCELDVEPTDAINTSSLASTSDGILNVTNGCYALFKDNVEFGGFVDQNNNYLRQYFQMSDFASDDIVCGQVTEDPLFYSFTLTHSPDQANARFFWYISYKIINSNNTVIEISNQLTSMDDATRQLIGENYFLRAFCHFNLLRFYAKPYSIDPNAPGVIIRSSTSDNAQMARSSVKECYDFIITDLKMAAVMMNSPRGPQYASKEAAWAMLSRVYLYMENNPLAISYADSVINSGVYSLESAEGFKTYFPNAASSSETIFLIAFTPADNKGKFGSIASMLYSDGNSGWGEEFATQTLRDEMSANPEDVRWSYISPLDDGSGGVALKNGIEIYYITKFSFQDGDPNLSSPVMFRLAEMYLNRAEAYAKSGQDVNALNDVDEIRKNRGLENALYNGSVPQGFNALDVVLKERRLELAFEGHRTFDVYRNKMNMDRTYWGYHLPGLIESDIDLSVKPQGYPNEIVEWTNPRIIYYIPVDEVLANPLCIQNP, from the coding sequence ATGAAAACAAGGATAATATATTTTTTCTCATTCATCGGCCTTCTGGTTGGATTTGCCGGATGTGAGCTCGATGTAGAACCGACGGATGCTATCAATACATCTTCACTGGCCAGCACGTCTGATGGTATACTTAATGTGACTAATGGCTGCTATGCCCTTTTCAAGGATAATGTGGAGTTTGGCGGCTTCGTTGATCAGAATAACAACTACCTGCGTCAATATTTTCAAATGTCGGATTTTGCCAGCGATGATATTGTCTGCGGGCAGGTTACCGAAGATCCCTTATTTTATAGTTTCACTCTGACACACTCACCGGATCAGGCCAATGCCAGGTTTTTCTGGTATATATCATACAAGATTATCAACAGCAACAACACGGTGATAGAGATTTCAAACCAGTTGACGAGCATGGATGACGCTACTCGTCAGCTAATCGGTGAAAATTATTTTCTGAGGGCATTCTGCCATTTCAATCTGCTGCGTTTTTATGCCAAGCCTTACTCTATTGATCCCAATGCTCCGGGTGTGATCATCCGTTCATCAACAAGTGATAATGCCCAGATGGCGCGTTCTTCGGTGAAGGAGTGTTATGATTTCATCATTACCGACCTGAAGATGGCTGCGGTTATGATGAACAGCCCCCGTGGACCACAATATGCTTCAAAGGAAGCAGCCTGGGCCATGCTTTCACGTGTGTATCTTTACATGGAAAATAACCCGCTGGCTATCTCGTATGCCGATTCGGTGATCAATTCAGGTGTGTATTCGCTCGAATCAGCGGAAGGTTTTAAGACCTATTTTCCCAATGCAGCCAGTTCAAGCGAAACCATTTTCCTTATCGCTTTTACACCTGCAGATAACAAGGGGAAATTTGGTTCAATAGCTTCGATGTTATATTCTGACGGTAATTCGGGATGGGGTGAAGAGTTTGCTACACAGACCCTCCGTGACGAGATGTCAGCTAATCCTGAAGATGTTCGCTGGTCTTATATCTCACCTCTTGATGACGGCAGCGGTGGCGTGGCTTTAAAGAATGGCATTGAGATTTATTATATCACCAAGTTCTCTTTCCAGGATGGGGATCCAAATCTCAGTTCACCAGTGATGTTCCGCCTGGCCGAAATGTATCTGAACCGCGCCGAAGCCTATGCAAAATCAGGACAGGATGTTAATGCACTGAATGATGTGGACGAGATCAGAAAGAACCGCGGTTTGGAGAATGCTCTCTATAACGGATCAGTCCCTCAGGGATTTAATGCCCTCGATGTGGTGCTTAAGGAGCGCAGGCTGGAACTGGCTTTTGAAGGACACCGGACATTTGATGTATATCGCAACAAAATGAACATGGACAGAACTTACTGGGGTTATCATCTTCCGGGACTTATCGAATCTGATATCGATCTTTCAGTTAAACCGCAAGGATATCCGAATGAGATTGTGGAATGGACGAATCCCAGGATTATCTATTATATCCCTGTTGACGAGGTCCTGGCAAATCCTCTGTGTATCCAGAATCCGTGA
- a CDS encoding SusC/RagA family TonB-linked outer membrane protein encodes MRNVLRKLHVIMTMLLVTAFAASSFAQTVIQGRVTDAGNNMTLPGVNIAIKGTMLGTVTDVDGNYTIIIQSSNDVLVFSFIGYRTEEIVVGNQLQIDVAMEQDVVDLGEIVVMGYSEKTKREIASAVTVLPMEKVKDITTSSVANMLQGKVAGVEVVNANGQPGSEAEIRIRGIASVNAPKGPLFVVDGIIGGNYDPNDVETVTVLKDAGATGMYGSQANGGVILITTKKGKSGKTQYDFKASAGIRMADQGHLNMLSGSLLYDAQKELYRDYSSGKIDILKFYNERPLELKSRNYDWEKELFQTAPVQYYYLSASKSTDNYAYYIGGTYFDEGGTFVNTGYKKANLRANTTYKFSKRVTVDNNINISANMGTSYDYMDMYYAYLSMPWDNPYTDGGDIRYVDGTSTGWWSRDKINPLHTINNSDHNYKGMDVNYDFIFGLRITDWLTFTSSNRLSLFSGKSHNFVSRLAAGTYHDKGYIQESSDLGYGGITTNMLKFNYEVKDHSFSGLAGYEAQGDYFETMSAEGKGLPEGFDVLSVASGEYLIGGRNDKSIMNSFIAQFNYNYREKYFFTGSYRLDATSAFPPDNRKASFPSVSASWLMSNENFLKENKVIDLLKLRFSYGITGMKDIGPYQYLGLFSLSTQYNNQTAAIPYQLPNPNLTWEKTHQMNFGFDLSLVKRISLNVDLYNNTTKDLLIQVAQPLSIGFEQKWENIGQVDNKGLEVTLSTINVRTSSFEWTMDFTYSMNSNELSGIGKPIFRTVNGIAQIYKDGGELYMFVLPKWLGVNVNTGAPEWEHVEYDSEGNVVSVSATSDYALATPQEIKSALPKFLGGLSTTLKYKGLSLYMNLAYMDGNYVYNFTRRFMDSDGHEPYYNLMEWKEGWTRWAKPGDVATHPSIQNSALSTENSSRYLEEGSYLKIRNITLKYDLPKTIVKKMKLEGLAVSLSGDNVYTFTKYWGQDPEVTINPSDWSMPGVSDFRYPPNRQFVFSVEVKF; translated from the coding sequence ATGAGAAATGTTCTACGAAAACTACATGTGATAATGACAATGCTGCTTGTGACAGCCTTTGCAGCATCGTCATTTGCACAAACTGTTATCCAGGGCAGGGTAACCGATGCCGGTAATAACATGACCCTGCCAGGTGTCAACATTGCCATAAAAGGCACTATGCTGGGCACCGTAACAGATGTAGATGGTAATTACACCATCATTATTCAATCCTCCAATGATGTATTGGTATTCAGTTTTATCGGCTACCGCACTGAAGAGATCGTTGTTGGTAACCAGCTGCAGATCGATGTGGCTATGGAGCAGGATGTGGTCGACCTGGGTGAAATAGTTGTAATGGGTTACAGTGAAAAGACAAAACGTGAGATAGCCAGTGCTGTAACCGTTCTTCCAATGGAAAAGGTGAAAGACATTACCACCAGCAGTGTTGCAAATATGTTACAGGGAAAAGTGGCCGGCGTCGAAGTGGTAAACGCTAACGGGCAACCGGGGAGTGAAGCGGAAATCAGAATCCGCGGTATCGCCTCTGTGAATGCTCCCAAGGGTCCGCTATTCGTTGTAGATGGCATCATCGGTGGAAATTATGATCCCAATGACGTGGAAACCGTGACGGTGCTGAAAGATGCAGGTGCAACCGGTATGTATGGCTCACAGGCCAATGGTGGTGTTATCCTGATTACCACAAAAAAGGGTAAAAGCGGTAAAACCCAATACGATTTCAAGGCTTCTGCAGGGATTAGGATGGCGGATCAAGGACATCTGAATATGTTAAGCGGATCTCTGTTGTACGACGCACAGAAAGAACTTTACCGTGATTATTCTTCAGGAAAGATCGATATCCTGAAGTTTTACAATGAACGCCCTCTGGAACTAAAATCACGGAATTATGACTGGGAGAAAGAACTCTTTCAGACCGCCCCGGTACAATACTATTATCTTTCAGCCAGTAAAAGCACTGATAACTACGCTTATTATATCGGCGGTACATACTTTGACGAAGGCGGTACTTTCGTTAACACAGGTTATAAAAAGGCTAATCTCCGTGCTAATACGACCTATAAATTTTCGAAAAGGGTTACCGTGGATAACAACATTAATATTAGCGCCAATATGGGCACATCTTATGATTATATGGATATGTATTACGCTTACCTGTCAATGCCATGGGATAATCCATATACAGATGGTGGCGATATCAGGTACGTTGATGGCACAAGCACCGGTTGGTGGTCGCGCGACAAGATAAATCCATTGCATACCATCAATAACTCCGACCATAACTATAAGGGAATGGATGTGAATTACGACTTTATCTTTGGCTTACGCATCACTGACTGGCTGACATTCACCTCCTCGAACCGTTTGAGTCTGTTCTCCGGCAAGTCGCATAATTTTGTTTCACGCCTGGCAGCAGGGACCTATCATGACAAAGGGTATATCCAGGAAAGCAGCGACCTGGGATATGGTGGCATCACTACGAACATGCTCAAATTCAATTATGAAGTGAAGGATCATTCATTTAGTGGACTGGCCGGATATGAAGCACAGGGTGACTACTTTGAGACTATGAGTGCGGAAGGCAAGGGCCTGCCTGAAGGATTCGATGTACTGAGCGTGGCATCGGGCGAATACCTGATAGGCGGCCGTAATGATAAATCAATCATGAATTCCTTTATTGCACAGTTTAATTACAATTACCGCGAAAAGTACTTTTTCACTGGTTCATACCGTTTGGATGCTACATCAGCCTTCCCGCCGGATAACCGCAAAGCCAGCTTCCCTTCGGTCTCGGCTTCATGGCTCATGAGCAACGAAAACTTCCTCAAGGAAAACAAAGTCATTGACCTGCTGAAGCTTCGTTTCAGTTATGGCATCACCGGCATGAAAGACATCGGGCCTTATCAGTATCTCGGACTCTTCAGCCTCAGCACACAATACAATAATCAAACGGCTGCTATTCCTTACCAGTTGCCCAATCCAAACCTGACATGGGAGAAAACCCATCAGATGAACTTCGGATTTGACCTCAGCCTGGTGAAAAGGATTTCATTGAATGTCGACCTGTATAATAATACGACAAAAGACTTACTCATACAGGTAGCACAACCACTGTCGATAGGTTTTGAGCAGAAATGGGAAAATATCGGGCAGGTTGATAATAAAGGACTGGAAGTCACACTTTCAACTATTAATGTCAGGACCTCTTCGTTTGAATGGACGATGGATTTTACTTATAGCATGAATTCAAATGAACTCAGTGGCATTGGCAAACCGATATTCAGGACTGTCAACGGCATTGCCCAGATATACAAGGACGGAGGCGAGTTATACATGTTCGTCCTGCCCAAGTGGCTGGGTGTGAATGTCAATACCGGAGCACCTGAATGGGAGCATGTCGAATATGATTCGGAGGGTAATGTGGTCAGTGTTTCTGCAACGAGCGATTATGCCCTGGCCACTCCCCAGGAAATCAAGTCAGCATTGCCAAAATTCCTGGGTGGCTTAAGTACAACATTGAAGTATAAAGGACTTTCGCTTTACATGAATTTGGCTTATATGGATGGGAATTATGTGTATAACTTCACCCGCAGGTTCATGGACAGCGATGGTCACGAACCTTATTACAATCTTATGGAATGGAAGGAGGGATGGACGCGCTGGGCCAAGCCCGGCGATGTGGCAACACACCCCAGCATCCAGAATTCAGCTCTATCCACTGAAAACTCTTCCCGCTATCTTGAAGAGGGCAGCTATCTGAAAATCAGAAATATCACCCTGAAATATGATCTCCCAAAGACCATCGTGAAGAAAATGAAACTTGAGGGGCTTGCGGTTTCATTAAGCGGGGATAATGTTTACACATTCACAAAATACTGGGGTCAGGATCCTGAGGTTACTATCAATCCGTCTGACTGGTCGATGCCCGGTGTTTCCGATTTCAGGTACCCTCCTAACAGGCAATTTGTCTTCAGTGTAGAGGTCAAGTTTTAA
- a CDS encoding DMT family transporter, protein MKSSRLWLSYAIITTVFWGVWGALIEVPQKAGFPPTLGYIVWSLTMIPCAVVAMRLAGWKIEYDKRSIFLGSTIGFLGAGGQLILFEALREGPAYIIFPFISLYPSLTILLSVILLKEKTTLLKWSGISIALVAIYFLSYQKPGESIVHGYLWLLLAMLVFAAWGLQAYVMKFSNETMKAESIFFYMALTAVLLSPVAFFMTDFSVAVNWGFKGPWLAAMVHILNSVGALTLVYALRYGKAIIVTPLTGLAPLITIILSLAIYGIVPGAMLSIGLVLAVIAIFILSV, encoded by the coding sequence ATGAAATCATCCCGTTTATGGCTGTCGTATGCCATCATCACCACTGTTTTCTGGGGAGTATGGGGTGCCCTGATTGAAGTGCCGCAAAAGGCCGGATTTCCTCCCACACTGGGCTATATAGTCTGGTCACTTACAATGATCCCATGTGCCGTTGTGGCTATGCGTCTGGCAGGGTGGAAAATTGAATATGATAAGCGATCCATTTTTCTTGGGTCAACAATAGGTTTCCTTGGCGCTGGAGGACAGCTGATTCTGTTCGAGGCCCTCCGCGAAGGCCCGGCTTATATCATATTCCCTTTCATTTCACTTTATCCCTCCCTGACCATACTGCTGTCGGTCATCTTGCTCAAAGAAAAAACCACCTTATTAAAATGGAGCGGTATCAGTATTGCCCTGGTGGCCATATATTTCCTGTCGTACCAGAAACCTGGCGAATCCATCGTACATGGATACCTCTGGTTGTTACTGGCAATGCTGGTCTTTGCTGCCTGGGGGCTGCAGGCTTATGTGATGAAATTCTCAAATGAAACCATGAAGGCCGAAAGCATTTTCTTTTATATGGCGCTTACTGCTGTTCTGCTTTCGCCTGTCGCTTTCTTCATGACCGACTTCAGTGTGGCGGTCAATTGGGGATTTAAAGGACCCTGGCTGGCAGCCATGGTACATATTTTAAATTCTGTTGGTGCGCTTACGCTGGTTTATGCCCTGCGGTATGGCAAGGCGATCATTGTCACGCCGCTTACAGGTCTCGCACCGCTCATCACTATTATTCTGTCACTGGCAATTTATGGGATTGTACCAGGAGCGATGCTCTCCATCGGGCTGGTGCTGGCCGTTATAGCAATTTTTATCTTGTCAGTATAA